One window from the genome of Alnus glutinosa chromosome 13, dhAlnGlut1.1, whole genome shotgun sequence encodes:
- the LOC133854211 gene encoding probable xyloglucan endotransglucosylase/hydrolase protein 30 — MDRLRCYSMLGLFSLLLPLFFFVSNAAFNNLSTIPFNQAYAPLFGDGNLVRSPDGKGVRLLLDRFTGSGFISSNLYKHGFFSANIKLPSDYTAGVCIAFYTSNGDVFEKTHDELDFEFLGNLEGKPWRFQTNLYGNGSTSRGREERYRLWFDPTKQFHRYSILWTAKNIIFYIDEVPIREVVRNDAMGGDYPSKPMSLYATIWDASNWATSGGRYKVNYKYAPFVAEFKDLALEGCPVDPIEQVPAAGVCAEKDARLDVQDYSVVTPNRRLAMRNFRQKYMYYSYCYDLLRYPVAPPECVIIPSEKQRFKDSGRLKFGGSHRRQSKRRSRVSVTSSGSNASV; from the exons atGGATCGTTTACGTTGTTATAGCATGCTTGGTCTCTTTTCCCTCCTCctccctctctttttcttcgTTTCCAACGCGGCTTTCAACAACCTCTCCACCATCCCTTTCAACCAGGCCTACGCACCTCTCTTCGGCGACGGCAACCTCGTCCGCTCCCCCGACGGCAAAGGAGTCCGCCTGCTCCTCGATCGCTTCACAG gTTCGGGTTTTATCTCCTCCAATCTATACAAACATGGCTTCTTCAGCGCCAACATCAAGCTGCCATCGGATTACACGGCCGGAGTCTGTATTGCTTTCTAT ACATCTAACGGTGACGTATTCGAGAAGACCCACGACGAGCTGGACTTCGAGTTCCTAGGGAACCTTGAAGGGAAGCCATGGCGCTTCCAGACCAACTTGTACGGAAATGGTAGCACAAGCCGCGGCCGGGAGGAGCGATACCGCCTTTGGTTCGATCCGACCAAGCAGTTCCACCGCTACAGCATCCTTTGGACGGCCAAAAATAttat ATTTTACATTGACGAAGTTCCTATCAGAGAGGTTGTAAGAAATGATGCAATGGGCGGCGACTACCCATCAAAGCCGATGTCCTTGTACGCCACCATATGGGACGCTTCAAATTGGGCCACGTCTGGTGGTAGATACAAAGTGAACTACAAGTATGCACCCTTTGTAGCCGAATTCAAGGACCTTGCCCTAGAGGGCTGCCCCGTGGACCCAATTGAGCAAGTCCCGGCAGCAGGCGTTTGTGCCGAAAAGGATGCTCGCCTTGACGTCCAAGACTATTCCGTTGTCACGCCAAACCGCCGCCTTGCCATGCGCAACTTCCGCCAAAAGTACATGTACTACTCCTATTGCTATGATTTGCTAAGGTACCCTGTTGCACCACCCGAGTGTGTTATTATCCCATCAGAGAAGCAGCGGTTCAAGGACAGCGGAAGACTCAAGTTTGGAGGAAGCCACCGCCGCCAGTCAAAGAGGCGGAGCCGGGTTTCGGTTACTTCTTCAGGCTCTAATGCTAGTGTTTGA
- the LOC133854109 gene encoding UV-B-induced protein At3g17800, chloroplastic, whose amino-acid sequence MQISGAVGDLLVVIPSTSSFRSPKFSHFLSTGFPRNCPSFCTPKLGTGLHKCRERGFTVRASGDSSDNFVPVAPLEFESPVGQLLAQILQTHPHLLPAAVDQQLESLQTHKDSQREEPSSPQDLLYKRIAEVREKERRKTLEEIVYCLIVQKFVDNDILMIPKISATSDPTGRVDFWPNQEQKLESVHSSEAFEMIQSHISLVLGERLVGPLDTIVQISKIKLGKLYAASIMYGYFLKRVDERFQLERSMKTLPVGLRPDQVSFEDPARPKQLWDPDSLIRVFPNDGGESDVGGFVDTDEGKSYRLRSYVMYLDAETLQRYATIRSKEAISLIEKQTQALFGRPDIRIAEDGSVDTSSDEILAITFSGLTMLVLEAVAFGSFLWDAESYVESKYHFVKS is encoded by the exons ATGCAGATTTCAGGCGCTGTCGGCGACTTGCTGGTGGTAATTCCGTCGACCAGTAGTTTCAGGTCCCCAAAATTCAGTCACTTCCTTTCTACTGGATTTCCCAGA AATTGTCCTTCATTTTGCACTCCAAAGCTTGGGACCGGACTGCACAAATGTCGAGAAAGAGGCTTCACTGTGAGAGCCTCAGGGGATTCAAGCGATAATTTTGTTCCAGTTGCTCCTCTTGAATTTGAATCCCCAGTTGGCCAGCTTTTGGCTCAAATTTTGCAAACCCATCCTCATCTACTGCCTGCAGCTGTTGATCAGCAACTTGAGAGCCTTCAAACTCATAAAGATTCCCAGAGGGAAGAACCTTCTTCGCCTCAAGATCTCCTTTACAA GAGAATTGCTGAAgtcagagagaaagaaaggcGTAAAACACTGGAAGAAATAGTATACTGCTTAATTGTACAGAAATTTGTGGACAATGACATTTTGATGATCCCAAAGATATCAGCAACCTCAGATCCTACTGGCCGAGTGGATTTTTGGCCAAACCAAGAGCAGAAACTAGAATCTGTTCATTCTTCAGAAGCATTTGAGATGATACAGAGCCACATATCTCTTGTACTTGGGGAGCGACTCGTGGGccctcttgatacaattgtTCAGATCAGCAAAATCAAACTTGGAAAGCTATATGCCGCTTCAATAATGTATGGATATTTTCTTAAAAGAGTTGATGAACGATTTCAACTCGAAAGATCCATGAAAACTCTTCCTGTTGGTTTAAGACCAGACCAGGTAAGTTTTGAAGATCCTGCTCGGCCAAAACAGCTCTGGGATCCTGATTCCTTGATCCGGGTGTTTCCCAATGATGGTGGTGAGAGTGATGTGGGAGGTTTCGTGGATACTGATGAAGGCAAATCATACCGACTGAGATCCTACGTTATGTACTTGGATGCAGAGACTCTTCAGAGATATGCTACTATAAGATCCAAAGAAGCTATTTCTTTGATTGAAAAGCAGACACAAGCCCTGTTTGGGAGGCCTGACATCAGGATTGCTGAGGACGGTTCAGTCGACACATCTAGTGATGAAATACTTGCAATTACTTTCAGTGGATTGACAATGTTAGTCTTGGAGGCAGTTGCATTTGGATCATTCCTATGGGATGCAGAAAGCTATGTTGAATCCAAATACCACTTTGTTAAAAGCTAA
- the LOC133854110 gene encoding probable calcium-binding protein CML18, producing the protein MSNKRQVELDDEQIAELREIFRSFDRNNDGSLTQLELGSLLRSLGLKPSPEQLETLTQKADKNSNGLVEFSEFVALVAPDLLPAKSAYTEEQLRRLFGMFDRDGNGFITAAELAHSMAKLGHALTADELTGMIKEADTDGDGRINFHEFSQAITSAAFDNSWA; encoded by the coding sequence ATGAGCAACAAGCGACAGGTTGAATTAGACGATGAGCAAATCGCCGAGCTGCGTGAAATCTTTCGTTCTTTCGATCGGAACAATGATGGGAGTCTCACACAGCTTGAGCTAGGATCGCTCTTACGATCGCTTGGTCTAAAACCAAGCCCGGAACAGCTCGAGACGTTGACCCAAAAGGCTGATAAGAACAGCAACGGTTTGGTTGAGTTTTCAGAGTTTGTGGCGCTTGTGGCGCCGGACCTTCTTCCGGCGAAGTCTGCTTATACAGAAGAGCAGCTAAGGCGGCTGTTTGGGATGTTTGATAGAGATGGAAATGGGTTTATCACGGCAGCCGAGTTGGCGCACTCTATGGCTAAGTTGGGGCATGCGCTTACGGCCGACGAGCTGACGGGAATGATCAAGGAGGCGGATACGGACGGAGATGGCAGAATTAATTTTCACGAGTTCTCGCAGGCAATAACATCGGCTGCATTTGATAATTCATGGGCTTGA
- the LOC133853977 gene encoding casein kinase 1-like protein 1, with the protein MCENRFDCNVSLPSQYHTKFLCTVQVIENRGVGTNIQTNEDVAIKLENANTRYPRLLYESKLYRLIQGGTGIPNVRWFGVQGDYNVLVMDLLGPSLEDLFNLCSRKFSLKTVLMLADQMINCVEFLHSKSFLHRDIKPEDFLMGLGTRANQVYVIDFGMAKTFRDRSTHQHIPYRENKNLTGTARYASMNTQLGIEQSRRDDLESLGFVLVYFLRGSLPWQGLKAGTKKQKYDKIIEKKVSTSIEALCRDCPTEFASYFHYCRSLRFDDEPDYAYLKRIFSDLFIREGFQFDYVFDWTILINDEPGPVQN; encoded by the exons ATGTGCGAGAATCGCTTTGACTGCAACGTCTCTTTGCCTTCACAGTACCATACAAAATTCCTTTGCACAGTTCAG GTGATTGAAAATCGTGGTGTAGGTACTAATATTCAGACTAACGAAGACGTTGCAATTAAGCTC GAAAATGCCAATACGAGGTATCCTCGGCTGCTCTACGAATCAAAGTTATACAGACTCATACAGGGAGGAA CTGGAATTCCAAATGTGAGATGGTTTGGAGTGCAAGGAGACTATAATGTTTTGGTGATGGATTTGCTTGGACCTAGTCTTGAAGATCTTTTTAACCTCTGCAGTAGGAAGTTTTCTTTGAAGACAGTTCTCATGCTTGCTGATCAAATG ATCAATTGCGTTGAATTTTTACATTCTAAATCATTTCTACATCGAGATATCAAGCCTGAGGATTTTCTTATGGGCTTGGGGACGCGTGCAAATCAG GTCTACGTCATTGACTTTGGTATGGCTAAGACATTTAGAGATAGATCAACACATCAGCACATTCCTTACAG agaaaacaagaattTGACTGGAACCGCTAGATATGCAAGCATGAACACTCAGCTTGGTATAG AGCAAAGCCGGAGGGATGATTTGGAATCTCTTGGATTTGTCCTTGTGTACTTTTTAAGAGGAAG TCTTCCTTGGCAGGGACTGAAAGCAGGAACTAAGAAACAAAAGTACGACAAGATCATTGAAAAGAAGGTTTCTACTTCGATTGAG GCCTTGTGTCGGGATTGTCCAACGGAATTTGCGTCATACTTTCACTATTGTCGTTCACTTCGATTTGATGATGAACCAGATTATGCTTATCTGAAAAGAATATTTAGTGACCTTTTTATCCGTGAAG GCTTCCAGTTTGATTATGTGTTTGACTGGACCATTTTGATCAATGATGAACCCGGCCCGGTGCAAAATTGA
- the LOC133855017 gene encoding probable calcium-binding protein CML18, with the protein MSNKQQVELDDEQIAELREIFCSFDRKNDGSLTQLELGSLLRSLGLKPSPEQLETLTQKADKNSNGLVEFSEFVVLVAPDLLPAKSAYTEEQLRLLFGMFDRNGNGFITAAELAHSMAKLGHALTAEELTGMIKEADTDGDGRINFHEFSQAITSAAFDNSWA; encoded by the coding sequence ATGAGCAACAAGCAACAGGTTGAATTAGACGATGAGCAAATCGCCGAGCTGCGTGAAATCTTTTGTTCTTTCGATCGGAAAAATGATGGGAGTCTCACACAGCTTGAGCTAGGATCGCTCTTACGATCACTTGGTCTAAAACCAAGCCCGGAACAGCTCGAGACGTTGACCCAAAAGGCTGATAAGAACAGCAACGGTTTGGTTGAGTTTTCAGagtttgtggtgcttgtggcgCCGGACCTTCTTCCGGCTAAGTCTGCTTATACAGAAGAGCAGCTAAGGCTGCTGTTTGGGATGTTTGATAGAAATGGAAATGGGTTTATCACGGCAGCCGAGTTGGCGCACTCTATGGCCAAGTTGGGGCATGCGCTTACTGCCGAGGAGCTGACGGGGATGATAAAGGAGGCGGATACGGACGGAGATGGCAGAATTAATTTTCACGAGTTCTCGCAGGCGATAACGTCGGCTGCATTTGATAATTCATGGGCTTGA
- the LOC133854289 gene encoding casein kinase 1-like protein 1 → MEHSVGNGFRLGRKIGSGSFGEIYLGTNIQTNEDVAIKLENANTRYPRLLYESKLYGLLQGGTGIPNVRWFGVQGDYNVLVMDLLGPSLEDLFNLCSRKFSLKTVLMLADQMINCVEFVHSKSFLHRDIKPEDFLMGLGTRANQVYVIDFGMAKTFRDRSTHQHIPYRENKNLTGTARYASMNTQLGIEQSRRDDLESLGFVLMYFLRGSLPWQGLKAGTKRQKYDKIIEKKVSTSIEALCRDCPTEFASYFHYCRSLRFDDEPDYAYLKRIFSDLFIREGFQFDYVFDWTILIDDEPGPVQN, encoded by the exons ATGGAGCATAGCGTAGGGAATGGGTTTCGGCTGGGCCGGAAGATCGGAAGCGGCTCGTTCGGGGAGATCTATCTCG GTACTAATATTCAGACTAACGAAGACGTTGCAATTAAGCTT GAAAATGCCAATACGAGGTATCCTCGGCTGCTCTACGAATCAAAGTTATACGGACTCTTACAGGGAGGAA CTGGAATTCCAAATGTGAGATGGTTTGGAGTGCAAGGAGACTATAATGTTTTGGTGATGGATTTGCTTGGACCTAGTCTTGAAGATCTTTTTAACCTCTGCAGTAGGAAGTTTTCTTTGAAGACAGTTCTCATGCTTGCTGATCAAATG ATCAATTGCGTTGAATTTGTTCATTCTAAATCATTTCTACATCGAGATATCAAGCCTGAGGATTTTCTTATGGGCTTGGGGACGCGTGCAAATCAG GTCTACGTCATTGACTTTGGTATGGCTAAGACATTTAGAGATAGATCAACACATCAGCACATTCCTTACAG agaaaacaagaattTGACTGGAACCGCTAGATATGCAAGCATGAACACTCAGCTTGGTATAG AGCAAAGCCGGAGGGATGATTTGGAATCTCTTGGATTTGTCCTTATGTACTTTTTAAGAGGAAG TCTTCCTTGGCAGGGACTGAAAGCAGGAACTAAGAGACAAAAGTATGACAAGATCATTGAAAAGAAGGTTTCTACTTCGATTGAG GCCTTGTGTCGGGATTGTCCAACGGAATTTGCATCATACTTTCACTATTGTCGTTCACTTCGATTTGATGATGAACCAGATTATGCTTATCTGAAAAGAATATTTAGTGACCTTTTTATCCGTGAAG GCTTCCAGTTTGATTATGTGTTTGACTGGACCATTTTGATCGATGATGAACCCGGCCCGGTGCAAAATTGA